A genomic window from Serratia liquefaciens includes:
- the rfbC gene encoding dTDP-4-dehydrorhamnose 3,5-epimerase, protein MKVIDTPVVGVKLIEPKVFGDRRGFFVETFQKSRYQELLNIDVDFVQDNHSRSSKGVLRGLHFQRVNPQGKLVRVVRGEVYDVVVDIRVDSPTFKKWVGVYLSEDNQNQLWVPPGLAHGFLVISDIADFEYKCTEYYDPDSEACLLWNDPEIGIDWPTGEPLLSPKDLQGKLLRELF, encoded by the coding sequence AAGGTTTTCGGCGATCGCCGAGGCTTTTTCGTCGAAACTTTTCAAAAAAGTCGTTATCAGGAATTGCTGAATATCGATGTTGATTTTGTGCAGGATAACCACTCCCGCTCCTCAAAAGGCGTGTTACGTGGCCTGCATTTTCAGCGCGTAAACCCCCAGGGGAAACTCGTCAGAGTTGTCCGTGGCGAAGTCTATGATGTTGTTGTTGACATTAGGGTTGACTCACCGACGTTCAAGAAGTGGGTGGGGGTGTACCTATCAGAAGATAATCAAAACCAACTTTGGGTCCCGCCTGGTCTTGCACATGGCTTTTTGGTGATTTCAGATATTGCTGATTTTGAATACAAATGTACTGAGTATTATGATCCTGACAGCGAAGCCTGTCTGTTATGGAACGACCCTGAGATCGGGATTGATTGGCCTACCGGTGAACCTCTGCTGTCGCCAAAGGATCTGCAAGGAAAACTACTTAGAGAGCTTTTTTGA
- the rfbD gene encoding dTDP-4-dehydrorhamnose reductase translates to MRVLLTGSAGQLGRCFTDRLPSGWILMASDSLQLDITDPEAITKAVTEFAPDAIVNAAAYTAVDKAESEPELAKAINSDGPGYLASAAALLNIPFVHVSTDYVFDGCASEPYSEATPCSPKNVYGKTKLDGEVAALNANPKTIVIRTAWVFSEYGNNFVKTMLRVGMQRDELGVVDDQFGSPTYAGDIADAIIAMLQSPGAYGVYHFCGDSAVSWCDFAREIFKIANETALYPHRVAIKPIATQEYPTPASRPAYSILSTDKICALNLKPSPWRRQLRTVVSKLLSQ, encoded by the coding sequence ATGCGTGTACTTTTGACAGGTTCGGCGGGGCAACTAGGGCGCTGTTTCACCGATAGACTACCATCTGGGTGGATCTTGATGGCTTCCGATAGCTTGCAGCTTGATATCACAGATCCTGAAGCTATTACGAAAGCTGTAACGGAGTTTGCACCCGATGCCATTGTCAATGCTGCTGCCTATACTGCAGTCGATAAAGCTGAATCTGAGCCTGAGTTGGCGAAAGCTATCAATTCAGATGGTCCAGGCTATCTTGCTTCGGCTGCTGCATTGCTGAATATTCCTTTTGTGCATGTATCTACCGACTATGTATTCGATGGTTGCGCTAGCGAACCTTACAGTGAAGCTACGCCCTGTTCGCCAAAGAACGTCTATGGTAAAACCAAACTTGACGGTGAAGTTGCTGCGCTGAATGCCAATCCCAAAACTATCGTTATAAGAACGGCTTGGGTTTTCAGTGAGTATGGAAATAACTTTGTTAAGACTATGCTACGAGTGGGAATGCAAAGAGATGAGCTGGGCGTAGTGGACGACCAATTTGGTAGCCCAACCTACGCGGGCGATATCGCTGATGCCATTATCGCCATGTTGCAATCTCCTGGTGCGTACGGGGTTTATCATTTTTGCGGCGATTCGGCCGTTTCCTGGTGCGATTTTGCACGGGAAATTTTTAAGATTGCTAATGAGACTGCTCTTTATCCGCACCGGGTTGCAATCAAGCCTATTGCCACTCAAGAATACCCGACACCGGCATCCAGACCGGCTTACTCTATTCTAAGTACTGATAAGATCTGTGCCTTGAATCTTAAGCCAAGTCCTTGGCGTCGGCAGCTACGAACCGTTGTCAGTAAGCTATTGTCTCAGTAA
- a CDS encoding glycosyltransferase: MSSEQKRYQIVTSIVLYNHSYAQLEDTLLSLLSEACVEKIVLVDNGGSDWAASLDNPRISYIVADANRGFGYGHNLAMKRYLDECDYFLICNPDISFEPGALERLYHFARDGKHQFVSPRIHYSDGRFQFSCRLLPTPSNLFLRRFFPQWGAKLDIKYEIQRADYTKSFSVPSVSGCFMLLESMLLKRLEGFDERYFMYLEDVDLCRRALSMTDIIYFPGATIIHVFGKGSYKNLNLFIYHMKSVVLYFNKWGWFYDPLRSKANQKCLKTIPMTSSDKSQ; this comes from the coding sequence ATGTCTTCAGAACAAAAACGATACCAAATTGTTACCTCAATCGTTTTGTATAACCACAGCTACGCTCAACTGGAAGATACCTTGTTGTCACTGCTTAGCGAAGCTTGTGTTGAAAAGATCGTCTTGGTCGATAACGGAGGTTCAGACTGGGCAGCCTCCTTAGATAACCCTCGGATCAGCTACATTGTGGCTGATGCCAACAGAGGGTTTGGTTATGGCCACAACCTTGCTATGAAACGCTACCTGGACGAGTGCGATTACTTTCTGATCTGCAATCCGGATATCAGTTTTGAGCCTGGGGCGCTTGAACGTCTCTATCATTTTGCCAGAGATGGAAAGCATCAGTTTGTCTCTCCCCGTATCCATTATAGCGATGGGCGCTTCCAGTTTAGCTGTCGTTTGTTGCCTACACCGTCAAACTTGTTTTTACGCCGATTTTTCCCTCAATGGGGGGCCAAGTTGGATATCAAATATGAAATACAACGTGCTGATTATACAAAATCTTTTTCAGTTCCGTCGGTTTCAGGCTGTTTTATGCTTCTAGAATCAATGTTATTGAAGCGCCTCGAGGGGTTTGATGAAAGGTATTTCATGTATCTGGAGGACGTGGATCTTTGTCGCCGGGCATTGTCAATGACCGATATCATCTATTTCCCAGGGGCCACGATTATTCATGTGTTTGGTAAGGGATCTTACAAGAACTTGAATTTATTCATTTATCATATGAAATCCGTAGTGCTGTACTTCAACAAGTGGGGATGGTTTTATGATCCGCTAAGGTCTAAGGCAAATCAAAAATGCTTAAAAACGATCCCCATGACTTCGTCTGATAAGTCGCAGTAG